Proteins found in one Cervus canadensis isolate Bull #8, Minnesota chromosome 24, ASM1932006v1, whole genome shotgun sequence genomic segment:
- the SH2D5 gene encoding SH2 domain-containing protein 5, with protein MQRPGTGGRRASDCGPAPQRPRCITKFAQQYVGSFPVDDLDPQESVWLVQQQLWALKDCPRRRAVILKFSLQGLKIYSGEGEVLLMAHALKRILYATWCPADCQFAFMARNPRSPASKLFCHLFVGSQPGEVQILHLLLCRSFQLAYLLQHPEERARPEPCPGTVGDVPLKPVSGPGPPPGLVREPFVRDQLSQNVNALVSFRRLPAEGSGGSGKELLESGSRGGARHARLGNPYCSPTLVRKKAIRSKVLRSGAYRACTYETQLQLSAREALPAAWEAWPRAPGGPSCLVESEGSLTENIWAFAGISRPSALALLRRDVLGAFLLWPEPGASGQWCLSVRTQCGVVPHQVFRNHVGRYCVEHLPAEFPSLEALVEHHAGTERSLFCSLDMGRLNPGYEEQDCGPEGRPPRTLRPLGHAKSEAELQGLG; from the exons ATGCAGAGGCCGGGGACCGGGGGCCGGAGGGCCTCGGACTGCGGCCCTGCCCCTCAGCGGCCCCGGTGCATCACCAAGTTTGCCCAG CAGTACGTGGGCTCCTTCCCCGTGGACGACCTGGACCCCCAGGAGAGTGTGTGGCTGGTCCAACAGCAGCTGTGGGCACTGAAG GACTGTCCTCGTCGCCGGGCCGTCATCCTGAAATTCAGCCTTCAGGGCCTCAAGATCTACAGCGGGGAGGGTGAG GTGCTCCTGATGGCTCACGCCCTGAAGCGCATCCTTTATGCCACCTGGTGCCCAGCTGACTGCCAGTTTGCCTTCATGGCCCGAAACCCCAGGAGCCCGGCCAGCAAGCTCTTCTGCCACCTCTTTGTGGGCAGCCAGCCTGGAGAG gtCCAGATCCTTCACCTGCTGCTCTGCCGCTCCTTCCAGCTCGCTTACCTCCTGCAGCACCCGGAGGAGCGGGCGCGGCCCGAGCCATGCCCGGGGACTGTGGGGGACGTGCCCCTGAAGCCGGTGTCCGGCCCTGGGCCACCCCCTGGCCTAGTACGAGAACCCTTCGTCCGGGATCAGCTCTCACAGAACGTTAACGCTCTGGTCTCCTTCCGGCGGCTGCCAGCAGAGGGGTCTGGGGGCAGCGGG AAGGAGCTGCTGGAGTCCGGGAGCCGCGGGGGCGCCCGCCACGCGCGCCTGGGGAACCCGTACTGCTCGCCCACGCTGGTGCGCAAGAAGGCCATCCGCAGCAAGGTGCTCCGCTCCGGGGCCTACCGCGCCTGCACCTACGAGACGCAGCTGCAGCTGTCCGCCCGAGAGGCCC TTCCTGCCGCGTGGGAGGCCTGGCCCCGGGCACCCGGGGGCCCCTCGTGCCTGGTGGAGAGCGAGGGAAGCCTGACGGAGAACATCTGGGCCTTTGCTGGCATCTCCAG GCCCAGCGCCCTCGCGCTGCTGCGGAGAGACGTGCTGGGGGCCTTCCTGCTGTGGCCTGAGCCGGGCGCCAGTGGTCAGTGGTGCCTGTCGGTGAGGACGCAGTGCGGAGTCGTGCCGCATCAGGTCTTCCGGAACCACGTGGGCCGCTACTGCGTGGAG caCCTGCCGGCTGAGTTCCCCAGCCTGGAAGCCCTGGTGGAGCACCACGCTGGAACGGAGCGGAGCCTCTTCTGCTCCCTCGACATGGGCCGCTTGAACCCTGGCTACGAGGAGCAGGACTGCGGGCCCGAGGGCCGGCCTCCTCGGACGCTCAGACCCCTGGGCCACGCCAAGTCCGAGGCAGAGCTGCAGGGTCTGGGCTAG